The DNA window CCgacaagacaaaatacatggtaACTGGTAGAGAACGAGGTAATCTTAGTTGAAATGTGGAAATTAGTGGTGTGCGGTAGAAGGTTGTAGATGAGTTCATGAGTTCATCTTGGAACACCGGTGACATGTAATAACGTAGTGAATAGATGTATTGCGGCTGAAAATAAGATTTTCTTTAGTTCGCTTGGTCAGCTGAGGTCCCGTAGCCTACGGATACGCACAAAACATGCTCTAAACAAttcgctgatactccctgttgcctTGTACAATGATAAGGCGTGGTTGCAGAAGGATCCaggagggggtgggcgtagcgtagttggtaaatcgattgccttgtacgcaacgCACCTggattcgagtcccgaccccgcacatagggttagaaatttttcatgagagatttttctaacccgaagatgcgaatgaccttaaggttaaaacctccataatcgaaaaaaaaggaTCCAGGAGTGCTCGAAATTCTGAGCAAAGTTGAAGTTGAAAAGTTGAAGCAAAAATTATTGATgtcatttaaaatttaaaactagctttatttatatgtaatataataataacttgtttattattttgtttcaacaGTAGTCGAATATTCCCTCAGTTTTGAAGCTGATGAATTCTAAACAAAGTTTATGttgacaacaacaacaacaacaaatttgtttcaatatCTTCCCGCATGTGTAATTGACTCACCCGAAACGGGTACAGTGACCAGTTGGCAATTGCACAAGTTTCCGTCAACTAACAAATCACCACATGCTAGCTATGCATATGTTGGCGGCGGTGTGCATCctggttttgttttcttttccaaTTTAAGTGGATGCGAGAGAGATCAGAAATCAGCACTAGGTACTACCACCTATTATTAAAGATGACCGACGACGTCTAAGCAAAGAGATGACAGTATTAGGTTTACGATCTTCGAGCTTCGATTCGGTATGGGTGTATGAAAATCTATCTGTATGACGAACGCGGTGGCGTATAGGTACCTCCAATAATGGACGGATGACTGTGGCTTGTAAACATCGTAAACCCACGCAGTTGAGTATGCATGCAAGCTAGGGGACACGATGACTAAAGTTATGCAGTTGAATAGGAAACGAAGATGGCCGTTAATTTTTGAAATGAAAGAGCACATTTCGAATGTGAAGTATTTAGTTGTAGTTACTATGGTTACGGTTTATATTATACCATTAGCTGAACTGTCTCGCTCTATATCGTCAAATTTTACTACGTTGACATGGTTAGgttagtaaaattttcatttggaaCCAGTGGACTTTGGCCAGACCAGAAAAACGTGCAGTAGCAATTAAACCTCATTTATCACCCGGTTGCATTCGCTTAAACTAATAAAAGTCTGTCTGTTTCTCTCACCACCACCGAAGTCCCAGCtttgcaaaaatcaaaaacgtcATAAAATAACAGTAAGTAAAAGTGAAAACACATTTTATTACTGTTTCGAACAGTGCCACTATGGTCCCATAGATTTTGACAATATATTTCTCAACTAAATAAGATTTGCTTGCTTTCAATCaacacaacaacaacaaaaaaaaaaccagaACACTCGCCCGTTATTCATAACCCTACCCCGTGGTGGTGGTGGGTATCGACTTCGTCCATAGAAAGTTGCCCGACGTGATCACCATATTTATGCTAATTAGTGACGAACTAGTTTCGTTGAGCCGCGCCGGCTCGGAACAACGACACGCTCTCGACACAAAACTGAAACTGCGACCGTGTCCGGAGCAGCTGCTATTTACCACCGATCACTAACCACTTGTCTCAGATTTAATATGTAAacctaaattaatttttttcagataatcGGCATCATCTGCATGGCCTGTGCTTCCCCTGCCCTGGTTGGAGGAACCCACTGGTTTCTGTTCGTGGTGATCACCTCGTTCATTGCGACCGTGCTGTGGAGTTTCGTATATCTGCTTGGGATTCGTGAAGTGCTGAACCTTCCGATCAACTGGATTCTGACGGTGAGTTCTTTGGACAGGGTTGGGCGAGTTTTGGAAAGGTGTGCAATCAGGCGTGGTTCCTACCAATATCATCGTTCGTTTGGCCCCACTGTCATTGAATTATTTATAATTGAAACGATTCgttgaattatttgtttttttctgttttttaggAACTACTGAACACTGGCATCGCGACGTTCCTGTATTTCATTGCGTTCATTGTGCAGCTGGCGTCGTGGTCCAATTACCACTACCTCGGAAGGGGTTCGAACATTGCGGCTGGCGTAAGTTAACAGTTGGTTTAGAATGGGTTAAATGTTTACATGTAATCGAGAAATAGTATTAGTACTTATATgtcttttttcgagagttgtcctacaggagctgtagagctgtaggttctcggaagggctccccgtcagaatcagaatactacaatttgcagacgagacaagcgaatggcgcccactaaaacactgctttaggccaatggtagcgggtcgtgattctgaatgtgatattcattgtacggttcaggtatgtgcgggcgtagggacacgcgatcgcgtgtatcatcgcgaagggctcgagcatttgtacgttaacgtgatcgatcgcgtgtgcgtttgtatgtcgcgtgagctaatgtgtatgtaacttcgcgtgtataaattctatattaaaaccgcgtgcctttcgcatattcgcgcgtgttctagaatgatcacGCGCGCACCGTGagtctgatacttaattttttcggtacggttcagattctagaagaaagtgggttcttccatatcactagagttcccagtcatgtcgccttGGAACGTGCTGTCtcgtggatatgagctttatttttggaTTGGTCAAACTGGATGTATGAAGCTTagttgctagaatgaagagtaaagatttccggacgggACCGATTCATGAACGCGCGCGTTtgcaggttcgcgtttgagaccgcgtttgtaacttcgtatgtactaaaacgttcacagaaTTACCGGAGTGTCATCAAgtatgcgcgatcgcgggcataggtgtgcgtggatgatcgcgaagggcttaagcgttcgtatgtcaaCGCGTTTGTTGCGTGTGCTCgcatgtatgtgacttcgctagcataaattcaattttattttttttagtaatTAACATGGATCTAGACTGTTGGTACctaggatagagacttccgggcgatcccgattcatgatggcgcgagcgcggtaggttgatgcttgagatcgcgttggtaagtttatgagtgctgaggtgttcaccttatcaccggggtgtaagcatgtttgcgagttcgtgggcgtaggttgcttggaaaatggCGAGGGACTCTAATGTTtgtacgctgacgtgattttgtaacatatttgcgtgtgttcctgAATGGTCGcacgaaccgtgagtctgatatcaaattttCGATGTGCGGTTAAAACTCTTGGAGAGATTGGGATtggatcccttatatcgataggATTCCCTAGTAAATatagcgtattttcttaattggtccagctgaaggcatggacccaggCTTATAGGACCAATTCGCAATCTCaggcgcgagggcatttttgtaggttcccgcttgagaccgtttgagaatgtgtgagtgttaagacgttcactatcaccatctttgctgacccagctgaaggcggatgtggaatggcagtataggactcgaaaagaagaaataaaagacaatttatgtgagacgtaatagattagacaggtacaagatatagctaaagttatgatcatcacatgaaagacatacattagtacttcaaacactactaatacttgaatagccaaccaccaccCATGACACATCCTtcctcaattatctatttgttactggttgacagaaaaaaggctcatatcagccctcccggcctcctcgatacgcCACTATCGATACGTACAATacgtaatcaacatcttgaagcgggcttcttatatatcaaatcctgagtagtcatagtgattggtggattattaacatgagaactaattaacctctagtagtagaacttggtgctaaaactaaaaagagctaaAAAGAGCGAAAGTCCTTATATTTAAAAGAGCGaaagtccttatatttagataactctattgaatctattgtggcttgatgatgtttacaataccgtcaattccatcaacctgcgagaggaaAAACGAATCTAAATATTAAATTACACAAAAAACTAATTCGTACGATGACTCTCGGATCGCTTAGACGCTTTTCCCAGTATGTGAACCGTGTAACATTATATTGTATAGCGCAAAGTTTGCTAATCCGTTTTCCAGGTTATCTTTCCTGATCTCCGCCTGTTAAAGTTCTTGGATTCTTTATTTTTTGCGCTCGTGAATACACCCGTTATTCGAGCAGCAGTCTTCCTTTTCTTTGTGAGCAGACTGTATACCGTTAAACAAAGTTACATATCGCTATTTTTGATTCTCCCATTTTTGTCTCTTCTACCATCCTGCACTGGACtctaggcccgtgcaaaaataacATTCACCTCAAGATAAGGCGCGATGTTGACATAAAACTGACTCTCCGACTGAAACTATACCCATGCTCCTCAACCAGGCCCTTTGTGTGATATATCCTGGCCAAAGACACATTGAAGATTCCAAGAGTTCTGATGGAATCATATTCGACCGCgatagaaatatcgaaaattcatcCTGCTAAGCTTGGATAAATAGTTTGAAGCAGGCAAATTATATTTTGCCTTTACGAAGAAGTACAGAGTCTATGTACCAGCAAACCAGGTCGAAATCGATGGCGTGGTTCCCGATTCGAGTTGCTGAAACACGAGGTTGACCATTTTGTAGATCCCGTGCTTCCGGTAGTGAAAATATTGCAAAcgattgcattcagcatcagtcgcagctgacgggaagaggacctatgtcaactcagactcttatcgggtgacattCGGCGGGGGGGGTCTGCTCTACCTAACTATCTCTTCTCTGTCATGGTTCGTCCGCCTGTTCACCTTTTTGTACATCGGGTCATGAACagcactaattgcaaacaatcgCGGCACATAACCCCCCGCTGTAGCAATAAGGTTTGTTGTGGACAAAGCGGTGGGAATTatgtggatgattcctgtggaagggatgtTCCTTCAGGGACGTTTTTCGCGATcgtttgcagaaatgctaaagagagCTACACCACCGGTCACCACGTATATCTATCTAGAAGCATACGAACGTGTCCTTTCCTaagcttcgttgtaaaggccagaaggtgttcCTCCAAGGTCACCCAAAAGTAATATCTCGAGAAAGTACTGATGTACAGCTCCTGCTCTCGGAAATCTGAGTTCAGAAAAGAAGTTCCCTCACTGGGACATTAAAAATCCCAACTGTTCCCATGATTCAGCCGGCGAAAGAAATCTGCGCTGGATtaataaaatttcttaacacagctttcaatatttctgaccctctcAAAATCATCCCAATAGCCTTTCTCCCGTAGTAAAGAATTCTTGGTACAGTTGACTCCAAATAGTCCCTCCTTAtggcgattgtatctttcgatAGCTCATTCATCTAATGAGGTTACGGATTTGATCAATTACTCCTATTCCTGTTGCGACCGAGACTCAGACATAGCTTCGAAGCTACACTGCTGTGGCACGAATATTGTCATATCAATTCATTTGATTGAGTGGCGGGACTTCTATTGATGGTGAAAATAGATGTTATACTTTCACCTTCATCCAGTTCCATCACACAAGGAATACTGATATTGGCCAAAGCAGAAAACGGTAACATGCCTGTTCTAGATGCACTGCCGATGACAAAAATGTCACAATGATGATGACAAAAATGTCACAATAAAGAAAGGTGAGATCCGTTCCGTTTGAAATATGGACGAACTTCTTCACAGCCGTTCTCAACAGTGTTAGTGTGATGAGAATGTGACAGGTCCAACAAATTACTCCCTGCCTGATTCTACGAACTCAGCACAATAATAGCTCAAATCACGCTGAGGACATATCAACGCACATCGATTTGTATACTTGTTACTTGTAAACctcgttccgaaaatacccagatTGTTAAGGTCATTTTGGAATTTAAAATTGCGACACACAGTATTCCCCGCGATTTACTCGTCGTACTCATTtaaaaaatatctatattgttgaggttatcgAGAATTTAGCGCAGCCCGAAACCGCAACcctggattttaaaatggcgtcagATATCGATTTTTGTCATCTTCTCGTCATCCCAATTTCTACAATACCTATATTGTCAGGGTAATAGTAATTCATACATCACGGCACTTTTACTTTTCGCAAAAATCGCAGAGCCGGTCGGTTTTGTTTGGGGAAAGTGTGCCTTCGAGTCAAAATTCGAAGGTGATCCAAGTGAGGCTTACGACCGTTTCATGTCCCTTCTGGCGTTATTCTGCGACCTTTGCTCGGGGAACGTTTGGCCATGTACATATGTCTCAGCCGCTACTGCCTCTGCCCAGAATGACTTCGGTAGCTTCGCCTCAAATAACATGGAACGGGTCAATCGTACTGGATGACGGTACGATTGACCAGTTCCACCAGTCCATTTTGTTCCGGAGTGCACTGAGTTGACATTTGATGTACGATCCCTGCCGCGATTAGACACCCTAGTAAGGcgacagtcacgtcacctaatCACTTGGTGATGTGACTATGGAAATGGGGCCCAAGTTTGTTCTTGTATTGCTGACCATCGTCACTTCGAATAACTTTCAActtcaataactttttttcgttgTTTCTCAGCTAAAGCACAAAACTGGTAGAACACAACTAGAGcttctttttcagattttttcttCAGGAAATAGATGCTTATTCGCCTTGTCCAGAGTCATCTACGAACGATACGTAATTACGATTTCCGCCCTAAACACTTCTTCCATCAGTCCGTATATATCTGTGTGAACAAGCTCCAAGGCTCGGTACCTAGTTTTTGGAAATCAAAAACGAGTTTGCTATAGCCCATAGCTTGCAGTTACCAATCTTTGATTCTTTACCACATGACAAATCATTCTTAGGTGTTTTAAATCCACTGTATTCTTGTGCGTACCAGATGTCCAAGCTTGCTAACACTGATCCAAGAAACACCACTTTCACAACAACACTCGGCATAACGAAAGATTCCATTGTCCAAATTGCAGGTTTCGGATGCAATCACGCCTTCAGACCACGTCGCATGATTTGGTTCAACGAGAGTAGAATGTTGGACGTTCTGGTTCCTCAGCTGGCTTAGTTCAAAAGCTAAAAATCGCAGGTCATGAAACCTAAGTTTTTGCTTTTGTTTTGTCCAATACTGTATATTCGAAACATGGAACGTGTGCGTGTGTCAATAGGCTCACTACCTTACGTACTTGCAAACCACCGAAAACACGTTGGCACAAGAATTTCACCCGTACTAACCCAACACACAAACAAgtagaaaaataaattaatttattccaaCGCAACTCACAACCAGGCACCCATACGTCGCGTCGTCGCACCCTGCAGTGTTGAACTCAGTTTCAAACCTACCCCATTCCCATTCGCATTGCATACTCGTTCGTATATATGAGAAGTTTCAAATCACACAGCGTCATGAAGATCGTACGGTAAACTTTGTACACAGCGCGGTGCAAGTTTTACACGGTTTCACTTTGCATGTGCATGTCCGGATGATATagccatgatgttgctcgtttaatATTCGAGCGACGATTGGTTAAAATGAACCCGCGAAACCTCTATTCGTAAATTACCCGCAGTTGAttgagtcacttaggtgcgagtgtgtgccaacgttaccgaaaatccaTACTGTCTACCCGCTTATTCTACTGCCTGGACAATACAGTCAACATATTGCTCGTTTGGCAAGTAAGCATCGACTGATGTGAAACGAACACGCGGGGCCTGTATAAATAACCTTCTCGTATGTGATGAAACGCTTGAAATGGCTATGAACTTCCGAACAGCTCCTTAGCCTCCCAACGAGTGAAAAAAAATCGTACGTAATTGACGAGCTTGAGGCGTATCCTATCACACCTTGGCTGCCCATAATCGTAAGTCAgttccatgttctatgggattccctgtctacatgggactgacttgcgattctGGGCAGTTGGGTAGTTCAGCGAACTTCAGAAATGCTCTCCGAGATTTAACTAGCTTCTATGAAGGGAAATTTTGATGGACTCTAGGAATTTCTAGAAGGTTATCGAATATATTGTGGAATCCGAAGAAGTCCCACAaacttaaataaaattctgtgaAGCTTTGAACTCAAGCACAATACTTGAAAAGGCATTACAAATCCAGGGAACTCTTACGAATAAAAAGCGgcgaaatgtggaactaaaattttctaaccgaaacatgactcgtattatttactacaactcttctgaacatactattgagctaaatctaacggttatttctcaaaaaatgtttagttcgtgggaatcgagtactgatacacaaccatgcactgctaggccccatggaaaactgactcagacatcacttctttaaaagcttaataacttcttttaacaaaaccggattgactagcagtctgcgacaaagttgtagataattaaattatctttcttttttttacttacagtgataatacgatgcatacagtgccacctggcGGCCAAAAgtcgagttagtgggttttctccaagtaaattgtcaaaaaatctcatacaaacttcaggcacgttggtccggtagctagacttgtccgattcgcttcaaatttggaacaagtagccctggtgggactaggaatcgactcaggggtgggccgatgggggtcatttttttcctgtcactctattgGATATGAGTCTGGATATCACGCGTTTATATCCAATTCCTTGGCCATGCTTACGGTGATACCTTAGatataatggaatgtagccaatGCTCCAAATCTCCATGAATTTCGCCAATATGTGATGGTACGATAGGTCTTTCGTATAATTCATCCATTTtcgcgagagagagagagagagagagagagagagagagagagagagagagagagagagaaagagagaaatCGCAGATCCCTTACAGTTTGAAGCGCGAAATCCTTGAAACGACCAATGACATGATTCAATAAGTCATCTACGGTTAGACTCGATTCTGTGACTACACCGCCAATCTCCACGTCCCGTGCAGATACATATACGCACTGCATTTGCGTAAAGAGCTGACATCGAGCGAACGCGTTTGCTTGCTTCACGTTAATCAATACAACGCGACCCTTGTTTTACCTATCCTTCGCTATTTTGGTTGTAGCAGAATTCCGTTTTGTCAGGTCCCTCGTAATTTGATTTACATTGGTGTTTTTATGAGCTGGATATCTTTAAAACGGAAACGGCCGATATGGTTGTCCACGTTACTTACTTCTTTAAGACTCAAAATATTTAGTTGCTTCATTGATTGAATAATTTGAATACGTTGTATTCTGGCATCATAGCTACAGGccgttgtttgaggatgaacAGTGTTTTGGCCTAACGTGAGGAATGATGGAGTTGGGCGGGTGGAACACATATTCACCATTCGAACGCGTGGTAACAGCAAGGAATTCGTCACATTTTATGTGCGGTTAAGGTTGTTTTTTAAATGATGCGATTGTTGTGGCAGTAGAACCTAAACTTTGTTGACAGATGTGCAAAAATGGCTATTTCAGGTGTCTATCACTCAGGAATTTTTGATCCACACTTTGGAAAATGCCACCTTCTCTCTTCGCTAGCAGATGGTCAAGAGAGATGTTTTGTGCACCAGTTCAATGCGGCCAGATCAGAAAAATGTAGGTATAATTCGAACTGAGCTGGGCATATTTCACATTTGGTTCATACATAACCTACCTAGCAGACTCCGTCAGACAAAGGTTTTTATATTGTATGGAAAGCAAAACGTTACTACTTTGAA is part of the Topomyia yanbarensis strain Yona2022 chromosome 1, ASM3024719v1, whole genome shotgun sequence genome and encodes:
- the LOC131687653 gene encoding CKLF-like MARVEL transmembrane domain-containing protein 4, whose translation is MMTETVVTVEQSQAAPGSNAAHQTQAKPDNSLNWIKFNVQYFQSIPGILKVVQLIIGIICMACASPALVGGTHWFLFVVITSFIATVLWSFVYLLGIREVLNLPINWILTELLNTGIATFLYFIAFIVQLASWSNYHYLGRGSNIAAGVFGLFNFLAYAIGTYFLYVEYKSSGV